In the genome of Leucobacter luti, one region contains:
- a CDS encoding thioredoxin domain-containing protein produces MASESNSRPTKNERRSQAREQARQAREQEKKREKRNRMFLQGGIVIGVLAILGIVALVLTQTMKPAGPGPENMASGGVVFTKDLKVVPSTALASGAERKAREVNREELPLDVTVYVDYMCPACGAFEQQYGTMLENYVGAGDIELEVYPLNFLDSASLGAKYSTRAANLFSCVVEEQPDKAFALHNSLLSAEVQPSEGTTGLTDDQLLDQAKAVGVELTTELRQCVKDVRFGNFISSNYKSASENGVLGLAKGAQLLSSDGATPQPAGEPQRLVSTPTVIVNGQQWNQTRDGDLESYLLKVKGEFEQPSKDADAEKSE; encoded by the coding sequence ATGGCAAGCGAGAGCAACAGCCGCCCGACGAAGAATGAGCGCCGCAGCCAGGCGCGCGAGCAGGCTCGTCAGGCGCGCGAGCAGGAGAAGAAGCGGGAAAAGCGGAACCGCATGTTCCTGCAGGGCGGCATCGTCATTGGCGTGCTCGCGATCCTCGGGATCGTCGCCCTCGTGCTGACGCAGACCATGAAGCCTGCGGGCCCCGGCCCGGAAAACATGGCCTCGGGTGGTGTCGTCTTCACGAAGGATTTGAAAGTCGTTCCGAGCACGGCCCTCGCGTCGGGTGCTGAGCGCAAGGCGCGCGAAGTCAACCGCGAAGAACTGCCGCTCGACGTCACCGTGTACGTCGACTACATGTGCCCCGCCTGTGGCGCATTTGAGCAGCAGTACGGCACGATGCTCGAGAACTACGTGGGCGCCGGAGACATTGAACTCGAGGTGTACCCGCTGAACTTCCTCGACAGCGCCTCGCTCGGAGCGAAGTACTCCACCCGTGCAGCCAACCTGTTCTCGTGCGTCGTGGAGGAGCAGCCCGACAAGGCATTTGCGCTTCACAACAGCTTGCTGAGCGCCGAGGTGCAGCCGTCCGAGGGCACCACAGGGCTCACGGATGATCAGCTCCTCGACCAGGCCAAGGCCGTGGGAGTTGAGTTGACCACCGAACTGCGTCAGTGCGTGAAGGATGTGCGCTTTGGCAACTTCATCTCCTCGAACTACAAGTCCGCCAGTGAGAACGGCGTGCTCGGCCTCGCAAAGGGCGCGCAGTTGCTGAGCTCGGACGGCGCGACCCCGCAGCCTGCCGGCGAGCCGCAGCGTCTCGTCTCCACGCCGACCGTGATCGTCAACGGCCAGCAGTGGAACCAGACGCGCGACGGAGACCTCGAATCGTACCTCCTCAAGGTGAAGGGCGAGTTCGAACAGCCAAGCAAGGATGCAGACGCCGAAAAGTCTGAGTAG
- a CDS encoding DMT family transporter, with protein sequence MSRTGSFPVWAALVGSGLAGVLVALQSRINGGLSQELGNGYVTAAVSFSIGLVIMSLVMLLSRAGRVGFTRLKTELRAGRLPYWTLFGGAGGAFFVLSQGLVAPLTGLALFTVGIVAGQVLGGLVLDRVGLGPGGRIDPTPPRIVGTALAVIAVALSVGMGAGDPKVLWLVVFPVLVGVCVSGQSMVNGLVRAASHSAITSTFINFVVGTTILVLIACVSVAVSGWPQTWPSAPFYYIGGFVGTIFIAVAAMLVRTAGVLLLSMSNVAGQLIAAVAFEAGVPLAGGLTQGMIAGTAVALLAVAIAALPWRGRASGGTTGR encoded by the coding sequence GTGAGTCGCACAGGATCTTTCCCCGTATGGGCCGCGCTCGTCGGTTCCGGCCTTGCCGGTGTCCTGGTCGCGCTGCAGTCCCGCATCAATGGCGGCCTGAGCCAAGAACTCGGCAATGGATACGTCACCGCCGCAGTCTCGTTCAGCATCGGACTCGTGATCATGAGTCTCGTCATGCTGCTTTCGCGTGCCGGACGAGTGGGCTTCACCCGGTTGAAGACTGAGCTGCGGGCCGGACGTCTCCCGTACTGGACTCTATTTGGCGGAGCCGGTGGTGCGTTTTTCGTGCTGAGTCAGGGACTGGTGGCTCCGCTGACAGGCCTTGCGCTCTTTACGGTCGGGATTGTCGCTGGCCAGGTGCTCGGCGGCCTCGTGCTGGATCGTGTCGGGCTCGGGCCAGGCGGTCGGATTGATCCAACGCCCCCGCGAATTGTCGGGACAGCGCTTGCGGTCATTGCGGTCGCGCTGTCAGTCGGCATGGGGGCTGGGGACCCGAAAGTGCTGTGGCTTGTGGTGTTCCCCGTGCTCGTTGGCGTCTGTGTTTCTGGACAGTCGATGGTGAACGGCCTCGTGCGTGCAGCATCGCACAGCGCGATCACTTCCACGTTCATCAACTTCGTCGTCGGCACTACGATTCTGGTGCTGATCGCGTGCGTATCCGTGGCGGTTTCGGGCTGGCCGCAGACGTGGCCATCGGCGCCGTTCTACTATATTGGCGGCTTCGTTGGCACGATCTTCATCGCGGTCGCAGCAATGCTCGTGCGCACGGCCGGCGTGCTGTTGCTCAGCATGTCGAATGTCGCCGGTCAGCTCATTGCGGCCGTGGCGTTTGAGGCTGGCGTGCCGCTCGCGGGTGGCCTCACCCAGGGCATGATCGCGGGTACGGCGGTCGCCCTGCTCGCCGTGGCGATCGCTGCGCTTCCCTGGCGGGGTCGCGCGAGTGGGGGCACTACAGGGCGCTGA